A stretch of DNA from Cytobacillus sp. IB215665:
AAGCGCAAACAGGTACTGGAAAAACTGCTGCGTTTGGTATTCCATTAATTGAGAAAATTAATATAGCTGAAGATAAGACACAAGGTATTGTTATTGCACCGACTCGGGAATTAGCAATTCAAGTGTCAGAGGAGCTATATAAAATTGGATCGTATAAAGGTGTAAGAATCCTTCCTGTTTATGGTGGACAAGATATTGGTCGTCAAATTCGTGGGTTAAAAAAACGTCCTCATTTAATCGTTGGAACGCCAGGGCGAATGATTGATCATATTAAACGTAAAACTTTACGTTTAGATAATATTCATACTGTTGTGCTAGACGAAGCAGATGAAATGTTAAATATGGGATTTATCGAAGACATTGAGTCGATTTTATCTCATATTCCAAATGAACGCCAAACATTACTTTTTTCAGCAACAATGCCTGGTCCAATTCAAAGAATTGCTGAACGGTTTATGAATAACCCTGAAGTAGTGAAAGTAAAAGCAAAAGAAGTGACTGTTCCTAATATTGAGCAGTATTACATTGAAATTCATGAAAAGAAAAAATTTGACATTTTAACACGTTTATTAGATATTCAATCTCCAGAGTTAGCAATTATCTTTGGTCGAACAAAACGACGTGTAGATGAGTTATCAGAAGCTCTTTCTCTACGTGGTTATTCAGCTGAAGGTATCCACGGAGATATGACGCAAGCAAAACGTATATCTGTGTTAAGAAAGTTTAAGGCAGGTTCTATAGACGTCCTAGTAGCAACAGATGTAGCTGCGCGTGGGCTAGATATTTCTGGAGTCACTCACGTATATAATTTTGATATTCCACAAGATCCAGAGAGCTATGTTCATCGCATAGGTCGTACAGGTCGAGCTGGTAAGACGGGGGCAGCTATTACATTTGTCACATCAAGAGAAATGAGTCACCTTAAGAATGTAGAACATACGACTAAGAGAAAAATGGAGCGTATGAAGCCACCTACACTCGATGAGGCTCTTGAAGGCCAACAGCATCTCGTTATTGATAAAATTGTAGAAACTGTTGAAAAAGGAAACGTATCCTTTTATAAACGAGCTGCAGAAGAGCTGCTTGAGGATCATGATTCGGTATCAGTAGTTGCAGCAGCAATTAAATTAATGACGAAGGAACCTGATCAAACGCCAGTTAATTTAACATCAGAACCGCCTTTACACGCGAAAAAACAACAAAGATCACAAGGTGGTAATAGCCGAAATCGTCATAAGGGCCATCATTCAAAGTCACGTCAACATTCAAATAGGAATCATCGTGGCAACCCGAAAAGAAGACCAAGAAAACAAGAATCAAGATAAAATAAGAGGTGCAAAGCTGATAAGCTTTGCACCCTTTTTACGTGGAACGAGGCTTACGGATGTCTTGTTGTAGAACTATTCCCTCGAGGACAAGTTTTACCAGTCAATTCTCCAAATTTATCGGTTATTTTATACAATATACTGGTCAAACTTACAGGTTTAACAATCAATATGCTAATTTATAGATCGATTGACGGATTTTGATTATAAAACCCTTTTTATACCAAGAGTAATTTTGTATATAATAATAAGTTATAGTGTGTGTTTAAATTATGCTATGAATTTGAACATCCTCTTATAGACACGAAAAGATACAGTGAGGAGGAGGAAATTGTGAGAGATGTACCTATAAATAGAATAAGCAAACGTGCATTACCGGTTTGGCGTATCGGTGGAATAATCGAATTTTTAGTGTCGTTAATTGCTTTTATTGTATTACTTATACTTACGATTATTTATCGTTGGCCAATATGGATTATTGTAGTTGGTTTATTGCTCACTTTGATAATGGGTTATATATTTATTATGCTTATTCCTAAATTAAGGTGGAAGCGATGGAGATATGAGGTGAACGAACATGAAATAGATATTCAACACGGCATATTTATTATTAAACGAACATTGATACCGATGGTCCGTGTTCAGCATGTTGATACGAAACAAGGCCCTATACTAAGAAAATATAATCTTGCTACTGTTACAGTATCAACAGCAGCAACTGTTCATGAAATACCTGCTTTAGATCTTAATGAAGCAGATGAACTAAGAGATAGAATATCTATTTTAGCGAGGGTGGAGGATGATTAATGTTTGAAAAACGTCGTCTTCATCCAATATCAGCACTACTATCTATAATTAGCTTTATTAAAAGTCTC
This window harbors:
- a CDS encoding DEAD/DEAH box helicase yields the protein MFNELGLSEPLLKAINKMGFEEATPIQAQTIPLGLQEKDVIGQAQTGTGKTAAFGIPLIEKINIAEDKTQGIVIAPTRELAIQVSEELYKIGSYKGVRILPVYGGQDIGRQIRGLKKRPHLIVGTPGRMIDHIKRKTLRLDNIHTVVLDEADEMLNMGFIEDIESILSHIPNERQTLLFSATMPGPIQRIAERFMNNPEVVKVKAKEVTVPNIEQYYIEIHEKKKFDILTRLLDIQSPELAIIFGRTKRRVDELSEALSLRGYSAEGIHGDMTQAKRISVLRKFKAGSIDVLVATDVAARGLDISGVTHVYNFDIPQDPESYVHRIGRTGRAGKTGAAITFVTSREMSHLKNVEHTTKRKMERMKPPTLDEALEGQQHLVIDKIVETVEKGNVSFYKRAAEELLEDHDSVSVVAAAIKLMTKEPDQTPVNLTSEPPLHAKKQQRSQGGNSRNRHKGHHSKSRQHSNRNHRGNPKRRPRKQESR
- a CDS encoding PH domain-containing protein encodes the protein MRDVPINRISKRALPVWRIGGIIEFLVSLIAFIVLLILTIIYRWPIWIIVVGLLLTLIMGYIFIMLIPKLRWKRWRYEVNEHEIDIQHGIFIIKRTLIPMVRVQHVDTKQGPILRKYNLATVTVSTAATVHEIPALDLNEADELRDRISILARVEDD